The window GCTAATAGGAAGTGAATCGTTCTGATCttaaagtttttctttttgaaaatgaAGAGGATGCCAAGGCCAAGAACAAACTTGATGAACGTACTAGCTAGAAACTGCACTGTACTCGCCAAACAGATAGTTTTTTGTTTCTCGATGAACGGGCATGGGTACTACGGGGAGAGAACATGGACGGACGGACCTTGACGACGACGTGCGGCTTGTAGGACCTGCTGGCGCCCCACAGCACGAGCAGGAAGAAGGCGAACACGCCGACAAACGCGAGCGCGCCGAGCGCGTAGCACCGCCACTGCGACGGCGCGAAGCCGCCGCGCAGGGACGCGTCCTCGTCGTCGACACTGCCCGCGCCGCTGGACTGCGCGAGCCGGTGCCAGGGGGCGCTCAccacggcggcgacgtcgccgccggagcGGAGCTGGTCCGAGAAGAGGAGCCGCCCCGTGGAGGACTCCCGGGAGTggtgcacgccgccgccgccgccgcccgcggcgccggcgcccgagtggttgtggcggtggtggtggaagtGGTAGTGGAGCGGCGACTCGGCCGGGGTGGACCCCGCGAGCGACATCttctcggcggcgcggccggaggcGCCAAGGTGGACGTCCGGGTGCGAGGCGGCGGGGCTGAGCACGTAGTACGCCgggcggccgcgcggggagcgcggcggcgtggacgcCGCCAGGCTCGTCACGTCGGAGTCCGTCTTGGCGTGCCGGGCCAtgtctccctcctctctcggcTCGGGAGCCGCGCAGCGCGGTGCGCCGTGCGCGTGGGGGGctgcgggagggagggagggagggggcgctggTGTTTGATGAAGGTTTGAAGGAGTGGGCACACGCGAGGGGTGTTTGTGCTTTTGAGACGGCGGGTTCCACTGGCCGCCTCTGCGCCAGCGAGATATGAGAAGCCTGCGCTGTGGATGCAAGCAAGAAGCAACAAGGGCAGCTGATCACCGCCGGGTAAGACCAAGCAGCGAATTTCAGGTTTCGGAATGATCGTACCAGGCAAGCCAGCTGGGATTTGTGAGTTTTCTTGGTCGATGGACAACGCTCCCCTCTGTTTATTGGTTTGCAGCTGCTGAGGTTAATTAGGGCTAGGGGTTTCGGGATGGGAATCCTCTCATGGCGAATGGTATTTAAGGGTAGTTCCCACCCGTAAATGTAAAAAcgcaaaaacgcaaaattttgcaaaagaattttgctaatttgaagtactaaatgaaatgaagtctatttacaaaactttttacatggatgggctgtaaatcacgagacgaatctaatgaacctaattaatccatgatttgcaacagtgatgcttcagtaaccatccgctaattattgcttaatcatggattaattagcatcattagattcgtctcgtgatttacaacccacctgtgtaaaaagttttgtaaatatactccatttagtacttcaaattggcaagattcCTTCGCAAAAAATTTTTACGTTTACACcatgaactaaacacggcccaaGGGATGTTGTGGTGTGGAGGCATGCAGGCAGAGGGGCAACGGGGCGCCGGGGCCCGGGTGTAGTAGGCGGCATTGGCGGAGCTCCCGGCACGGTgggggcagctgccccagctATTGATGGAGCAGAGATCCTGCACCTCATCATCCCTCCATGGCGTTTAGATGGCCGGAGCTGGAGATCGGAGCAGCCGGAGGTGTGCTGGCCGAAGGAGGAAGCAGTAGTTGGTATTGAGCCGGTGGCAAGGTAAACTAGATTGGTCTAATTTAGTTTTGCCCCAGCATCTGAAACTCTTTGATGTCCTGCTTGGAGACTACGAGTCAACTTGTTGGCAAGGATCAGAGGTGAGCGCTGTTCGTCTGCTTGGAAGGGAGTCGTAGCGATTTCGTGGAGAGGAGTCATGGCGACACCGACGTATGTGGACGGATGCAGACATGGAGCAGCACGCTTGCGCCATCCCATCATCGGCTAATTCCGTGCAAAACCAGCCGTTGTTGATTTTGTGGCTTGTTGTGCAATTCGTTATGTTTAGGCCCCCTATTTGTCTTCGAGCCCATGGCCACTCGGGAAAAGAGGCCCACTGAAAAGAGCCCATGGACCACTATTTGTCTTCGAGCCCATGGCCAAGGTCAACTCCCAATCCGTGCGTGATTCCTGAAGCCCAACGAGCGGTGAGGCCAAACTTTACAAACTGGGCAGCTAATTGGGAGTTGGCCCATAAAGGGAGTAAGGGACACAAACTTTTTCGGCTTTTGCGATTACCCTAAAACAACAATATACTAGATCCATTAGTACAGTGCCATATGTTGTTACGAGTAATATAATAGATCTCTATGAAACTGCTAATTTTATGCTCTTTCATTTCATGTTCAAGCCATGCCATGATCGTGGGAGGCATTAGTTATTCGGATTCTTATTATGATTTGATTATTAGTTTGTCCAGGTTCTAATTAGAATTCCGATTAATTtgttcatattttattttctttttaattaTTTCTTATATTAGTGATACAGTAGATCGGTACTCTTCGGCTTCACAATAtatacttttttaaaaaaaagaattacGAATCCGGCCTATACATCCGTGGATATACACAG is drawn from Panicum virgatum strain AP13 chromosome 1N, P.virgatum_v5, whole genome shotgun sequence and contains these coding sequences:
- the LOC120656750 gene encoding uncharacterized protein LOC120656750, with translation MARHAKTDSDVTSLAASTPPRSPRGRPAYYVLSPAASHPDVHLGASGRAAEKMSLAGSTPAESPLHYHFHHHRHNHSGAGAAGGGGGGVHHSRESSTGRLLFSDQLRSGGDVAAVVSAPWHRLAQSSGAGSVDDEDASLRGGFAPSQWRCYALGALAFVGVFAFFLLVLWGASRSYKPHVVVKSVVFESYHIQEGTDRTGVPTKMMSVNATVRLRFRNRGTFFSLHVTATPFLLFYGELTVASGQMAEFYQPRKSGRTVTVSVVGKHVPLYGAGVSLHSKPNNGRLGPAVVPVRLALVLRARAHILGLLVKSKFYRRVRCGLDIREARLGRPARGVANACDYRDGS